CGTATCGCCTCGAGCCGATGAGCGGAAAGACCGACGGCACGATGTTCATGGACGGCAACCGCGCGGCGGCGCTCGGATGCGTCATGGGCGGCTGCACGGTTGCCGCGTGGTATCCCATTACGCCGTCGTCGTCGCTCTGCGAATCGTTCATCGCGCTCGCCGATCGCTATCGAACCGATCCGGCGACGGGCGAACGGCGCGCGGCCATCATCCAGGCCGAAGACGAACTTGCGGCCATAGGCATGGTGCTCGGCGCCACGTGGGCCGGCGCGCGCGCGATGACCTCCACCTCCGGCCCCGGCATTTCGCTGATGGCGGAGTACGTCGGGTACGGATACTATGCCGAACTGCCGGCCGTCATTTTCGACGTGCAGCGCGCGGGCCCGTCGACCGGGTTGCCGACGCGCACCATGCAGGGCGACGTCGCGTTTGCGTACACGCTCTCGCACGGCGATACCAAACACATCGTGCTGCTTCCGGCGACGGTGCGCGAGGCGTACGAATGCGCGATGGACGCCTTCGATCTGGCGGATCGCTTCCAAACGCCGGTCTTCGTGCTCAGCGATTTGGATCTGGGCATGAACGCCTGGATGACGCAGCCGCTGCCGTATCCGGAGAAGCCCTTCGACCGCGGTAAGGTACTCGATGCCGAAGATCTGAACAAGGTGCAATCGTGGGGACGCTACCGCGACATCGACCACGACGGCATCGCCTATCGTACGCTCCCGGGTACCAATCATCCGAATGCGGGATTCTTTACCCGCGGCACGGGCCACGACGAGGAAGCGCGATACTCCGAATTGCCCGACGTGTGGCTCCGCAATCTCGATCGGTTGGTTCGCAAGCACGAAACGGCGCGCACGTACGTTCCCGCGCCGGTCGTCGAGGAGAGCGGACAATCCGCCGGTATCATCGCCTACGGCACGACCCACCACGCAGTGCTCGAAGCGCGCGACATCTTGCACGAGAAGGGGATCGATTTCGATTATCTGCGGTTGCGCGCGTTACCGTTTTCCGCCGAGCTGGCAAGCTTTATCGCCCGGCACGAACGCGTGTACGTGATCGAACAGAACCGCGACGGCCAACTCTACGGCATCCTGCGCCAGGAATTGCCGACGCATCTGCTCGCGAAGCTGCACTCGGTGCGGCACTACAACGGCGTGCCGATCGACGCCTACGCGGTCGTCGACCCGCTGCTTGCCGCCGAGCGCGCACCCGCCGTCGTGGCGGAGTAAGGAACTGCTGATATGACGGCCACCAACGTCAACCTCATCGGGCTCACGCGCGAGGTCTACAAAGGCCTCCCGACCACGCTCTGCGCGGGCTGCGGGCATAACTCGATTACCAATCACCTCATCAAGGCGCTGTACGAATACGGCGTAGCGCCGCACATGCTCGCTAAAATGAGCGGGATCGGCTGCTCCTCGAAAACACCGGCGTATTTCGTCGAACAAGCCCACGGGTTCAACGGCGTGCACGGCCGCATGCCCTCGGCGGCGACCGGCGCGAAGGTGGCGAACCGCGACTTGATCGTGCTCGGCATCAGCGGCGACGGCGACACGGCGAGCATCGGCCTCGGCCAGTACGTCCACATGCTGCGCCGCAACGTCGATCTTACGTATATCGTCGAAAACAATGGCGTGTACGGCCTGACCAAAGGGCAGTTCTCGGCCACCGCCGATACCGGGTCGAAGCAGAAGAACGGCGCCGTGAACGAATACGCGACGATCGACGTGTGCGGCCTGGCGGTAGAACTAGGCGCGACGTTCGTCGCGCGTTCGTTCTCGGGTGACGGCAAACAACTCGTACCGCTGTTAGAAGCGGCGCTCTCGCATCGCGGCACGGCGGTTCTCGATATCGTGAGCCCGTGCGTGACGTTCAACGATCACGTCGGTTCGACCAAGAGTTACTCGTACGTGAAGGAGCACGGCTTCTTACTGCACACGCCGGATTTCATTCGCGGCAGCGAAGAAATCGTGGTCGATTACGAGCCCGGCGCGGTGCAGGATATCGAATTTGAAGACGGCTCGCACATATTGCTGCGTAAGCTCGAGCGCGAGTACGACGTGACCGATCGCATCGGGGCGCTGCGCACCATCGGCGAGACGCGCGCCCGGGGCGAACTCGTCACCGGCCTGTTGTACGTCGATACCGGTGTGCCGGATCTCTGCGAACGCGAGCATCTGCCCCAAACGCCCTTAGCGCAGCTCAAAGAAGAGGAACTGCGCATCGGGCGTGACGACTGGACGAAATTGATGGCGGTATAAACCGCCCTATTTCACCATGCGGATCGTGAGCGGATAGCTGTACGCCTCGCCCTGATTGGCTTTCACGGCGGCGATGATGCTAAAGACGACGATGGCGATACCGACCGCCCAGATCAGAAAGATGCCGACGAGCACGAAGATCAAGATGCAGGAGACGATGAGCGCGATGAGCATCGTCAATTGAAAATTCAGCGCTTCCTTCACCTGCGCGACCAGCCACGGCGTGGAATCCTTCGCCACCAGTAACACGACGAGCGAGGGGATGAACCCGAAAAAGATCCCGCCGAGGTGGGTGAGCATCGCAGCTACGCGGTCGTTCGCCGAAGGCGCTGTAGAGTCGATCATGATGTCTCTCTCCTACGATAAAACCATGCAAAAACCGGTAACCCTAGAGTCATTATACCCAAGCCTGCGAGCGTATCCCTGGGTGAAGTCCAGGCAACATCGGCGACGATCGCCCACGAGACGCCCAAGAACAGCGCGGTCGTCC
Above is a genomic segment from Candidatus Dormiibacterota bacterium containing:
- a CDS encoding 2-oxoacid:acceptor oxidoreductase subunit alpha — its product is MQHRAVNDFTIRVATVNGSGSQSSNLVLTNAIFRLGIPVAPKNVFPSNIEGLPTWFDVRVTAKGYQCRTREVDILVALNAATWRTDIASIKPGGVVIHEAAYPVAGETLRDDITYYAVPFNELAKAHIENGALRKYLLNMIYVGVVATLLDIDAATLEAAIGTQFRSKPAAVATNMQAVVLGMEYAREHLTKRDPYRLEPMSGKTDGTMFMDGNRAAALGCVMGGCTVAAWYPITPSSSLCESFIALADRYRTDPATGERRAAIIQAEDELAAIGMVLGATWAGARAMTSTSGPGISLMAEYVGYGYYAELPAVIFDVQRAGPSTGLPTRTMQGDVAFAYTLSHGDTKHIVLLPATVREAYECAMDAFDLADRFQTPVFVLSDLDLGMNAWMTQPLPYPEKPFDRGKVLDAEDLNKVQSWGRYRDIDHDGIAYRTLPGTNHPNAGFFTRGTGHDEEARYSELPDVWLRNLDRLVRKHETARTYVPAPVVEESGQSAGIIAYGTTHHAVLEARDILHEKGIDFDYLRLRALPFSAELASFIARHERVYVIEQNRDGQLYGILRQELPTHLLAKLHSVRHYNGVPIDAYAVVDPLLAAERAPAVVAE
- a CDS encoding 2-oxoacid:ferredoxin oxidoreductase subunit beta, which gives rise to MTATNVNLIGLTREVYKGLPTTLCAGCGHNSITNHLIKALYEYGVAPHMLAKMSGIGCSSKTPAYFVEQAHGFNGVHGRMPSAATGAKVANRDLIVLGISGDGDTASIGLGQYVHMLRRNVDLTYIVENNGVYGLTKGQFSATADTGSKQKNGAVNEYATIDVCGLAVELGATFVARSFSGDGKQLVPLLEAALSHRGTAVLDIVSPCVTFNDHVGSTKSYSYVKEHGFLLHTPDFIRGSEEIVVDYEPGAVQDIEFEDGSHILLRKLEREYDVTDRIGALRTIGETRARGELVTGLLYVDTGVPDLCEREHLPQTPLAQLKEEELRIGRDDWTKLMAV
- a CDS encoding DUF4870 domain-containing protein — protein: MIDSTAPSANDRVAAMLTHLGGIFFGFIPSLVVLLVAKDSTPWLVAQVKEALNFQLTMLIALIVSCILIFVLVGIFLIWAVGIAIVVFSIIAAVKANQGEAYSYPLTIRMVK